From a region of the Neodiprion fabricii isolate iyNeoFabr1 chromosome 7, iyNeoFabr1.1, whole genome shotgun sequence genome:
- the LOC124186129 gene encoding feline leukemia virus subgroup C receptor-related protein 2-like isoform X3 has product MKNRRITDNYVTHPLHTEYTEKNEDTLCGSPFKVRVFKRRWLQLFLFALCTMCSSYQWSQFTIIGHIISRYYDVSALAVASTSIMLMVAYAVFLFPALFLMERIGLKWTVVIGAALTCLGAWIKVFSAAKDRFPLLLTGQAMVAISQVFISPVPGKLAAFWFGNDQLALATAIGCYAVHVGLSICFLTVPIFVRNHDDVEEIGYRLSVIYWTVAIACSVVTLAVLFLFQDEPSAPPSESRALQKSTHERFDKGILMSFKKLLTKNRNFIILWNTYGPILSIFYSLATVWNPLFLTHFKNCEVDVGIMSLLLSFVGTIGSLIIASILDKTKKFRMIAIIVSSSSLFCEILFATTLNMEIKWTVFLSASLFGITLLSFSAIGFELCAEATYPESQALSTGILSTAGQIYGAFVTPLILKVIDVYGDTAGHAVILAILGLGTLLTISNKIDLRRQRAEESAMRYNALSQGVSDEIVK; this is encoded by the exons ATGAAGAATCGACGAATCACTGACAATTACGTCACGCATCCTCTTCATACCGAATATACAGAGAAAAACGAGGACACCTTGTGCGGTAGTCCGTTCAAAGTCCGGGTTTTCAAAAGACGATGGCTTCAGCTTTTCTTATTTGCTTTGTGCACCATGTGCAGCAGCTACCAATGGTCTCAATTTACGATCATCGGCCACATAATAAGTCG ATACTACGACGTCTCAGCGTTGGCGGTAGCATCGACCAGCATCATGTTGATGGTAGCCTACGCTGTTTTCCTCTTCCCTGCCTTGTTTTTAATGGAACGGATCGGCCTGAAGTGGACGGTCGTGATAGGAGCCGCATTGACGTGTCTCGGAGCTTGGATTAAGGTCTTTTCGGCAGCCAAAGATCGTTTTCCGTTGCTGCTTACAGGGCAAGCCATGGTCGCGATCAGCCAGGTTTTCATTTCTCCTGTTCCGGGAAAACTGGCTGCATTCTGGTTCGGAAACGACCAACTCGCCCTCGCCACCGCCATCGGCTGCTACGCAGTTCACGTCGGCTTGTCGATCTGCTTCCTGACCGTTCCGATTTTCGTCCGAAACCACGACGACGTCGAGGAAATCGGGTACCGATTGTCCGTCATTTACTGGACAGTCGCGATTGCATGTTCAGTCGTAACGTTGGCCGTACTTTTTC TTTTTCAGGACGAACCTTCCGCGCCACCAAGCGAGTCGCGGGCGCTTCAAAAATCCACGCACGAGCGTTTCGACAAAGGAATTTTAATGTCCTTCAAAAAGTTACTAACAAAGAACAGGAACTTCATCATCCTTTGGAACACCTATGGTCCGATTCTTAGCATATTTTACTCATTGGCGACAGTTTGGAATCCGTTGTTCTTAACTCACTTCAAG AACTGCGAAGTTGATGTAGGAATAATGAGTCTTTTGCTGAGCTTTGTGGGTACCATAGGTTCGTTAATAATCGCATCAATTCTCGACAAAACGAAGAAATTCAG AATGATCGCCATCATCGTGAGCAGTTCGTCCTTATTTTGCGAAATACTTTTCGCTACGACCTTGAATATGGAAATTAAATGGACGGTTTTTCTTTCAGCTTCGCTTTTCGG CATTACTCTGCTCAGTTTCAGCGCGATTGGATTTGAATTATGCGCCGAAGCGACTTACCCCGAGTCTCAGGCACTATCGACAGGAATTTTGAGCACAGCGGGCCAAATATACGGAGCTTTCGTAACTCCTCTTATCCTCAAGGTGATAGACGTTTACGGTGACACGGCTGGACACGCGGTCATTCTAGCAATTCTCGGCCTAGGAACTCTGTTGACAATATCGAATAAAATCGATCTGCGTAGGCAAAGAGCTGAAGAATCTGCCATGCGTTATAATGCGCTGAGCCAAGGAGTATCAGACGAAATAGTCAAATAA
- the LOC124186129 gene encoding feline leukemia virus subgroup C receptor-related protein 2-like isoform X2, with product MKNRRITDNYVTHPLHTEYTEKNEDTLCGSPFKVRVFKRRWLQLFLFALCTMCSSYQWSQFTIIGHIISRYYDVSALAVASTSIMLMVAYAVFLFPALFLMERIGLKWTVVIGAALTCLGAWIKVFSAAKDRFPLLLTGQAMVAISQVFISPVPGKLAAFWFGNDQLALATAIGCYAVHVGLSICFLTVPIFVRNHDDVEEIGYRLSVIYWTVAIACSVVTLAVLFLFQDEPSAPPSESRALQKSTHERFDKGILMSFKKLLTKNRNFIILWNTYGPILSIFYSLATVWNPLFLTHFKNCEVDLGIISVLMCFLGTIGSLIIASILDKTKKFRMIAIIVSSSSLFCEILFATTLNMEIKWTVFLSASLFGITLLSFSAIGFELCAEATYPESQALSTGILSTAGQIYGAFVTPLILKVIDVYGDTAGHAVILAILGLGTLLTISNKIDLRRQRAEESAMRYNALSQGVSDEIVK from the exons ATGAAGAATCGACGAATCACTGACAATTACGTCACGCATCCTCTTCATACCGAATATACAGAGAAAAACGAGGACACCTTGTGCGGTAGTCCGTTCAAAGTCCGGGTTTTCAAAAGACGATGGCTTCAGCTTTTCTTATTTGCTTTGTGCACCATGTGCAGCAGCTACCAATGGTCTCAATTTACGATCATCGGCCACATAATAAGTCG ATACTACGACGTCTCAGCGTTGGCGGTAGCATCGACCAGCATCATGTTGATGGTAGCCTACGCTGTTTTCCTCTTCCCTGCCTTGTTTTTAATGGAACGGATCGGCCTGAAGTGGACGGTCGTGATAGGAGCCGCATTGACGTGTCTCGGAGCTTGGATTAAGGTCTTTTCGGCAGCCAAAGATCGTTTTCCGTTGCTGCTTACAGGGCAAGCCATGGTCGCGATCAGCCAGGTTTTCATTTCTCCTGTTCCGGGAAAACTGGCTGCATTCTGGTTCGGAAACGACCAACTCGCCCTCGCCACCGCCATCGGCTGCTACGCAGTTCACGTCGGCTTGTCGATCTGCTTCCTGACCGTTCCGATTTTCGTCCGAAACCACGACGACGTCGAGGAAATCGGGTACCGATTGTCCGTCATTTACTGGACAGTCGCGATTGCATGTTCAGTCGTAACGTTGGCCGTACTTTTTC TTTTTCAGGACGAACCTTCCGCGCCACCAAGCGAGTCGCGGGCGCTTCAAAAATCCACGCACGAGCGTTTCGACAAAGGAATTTTAATGTCCTTCAAAAAGTTACTAACAAAGAACAGGAACTTCATCATCCTTTGGAACACCTATGGTCCGATTCTTAGCATATTTTACTCATTGGCGACAGTTTGGAATCCGTTGTTCTTAACTCACTTCAAG AACTGTGAAGTTGATCTTGGAATAATTAGTGTGTTGATGTGCTTTCTGGGTACCATAGGTTCGTTAATCATCGCATCAATTCTCGACAAAACGAAGAAATTCAG AATGATCGCCATCATCGTGAGCAGTTCGTCCTTATTTTGCGAAATACTTTTCGCTACGACCTTGAATATGGAAATTAAATGGACGGTTTTTCTTTCAGCTTCGCTTTTCGG CATTACTCTGCTCAGTTTCAGCGCGATTGGATTTGAATTATGCGCCGAAGCGACTTACCCCGAGTCTCAGGCACTATCGACAGGAATTTTGAGCACAGCGGGCCAAATATACGGAGCTTTCGTAACTCCTCTTATCCTCAAGGTGATAGACGTTTACGGTGACACGGCTGGACACGCGGTCATTCTAGCAATTCTCGGCCTAGGAACTCTGTTGACAATATCGAATAAAATCGATCTGCGTAGGCAAAGAGCTGAAGAATCTGCCATGCGTTATAATGCGCTGAGCCAAGGAGTATCAGACGAAATAGTCAAATAA
- the LOC124186129 gene encoding feline leukemia virus subgroup C receptor-related protein 2-like isoform X1, giving the protein MKNRRITDNYVTHPLHTEYTEKNEDTLCGSPFKVRVFKRRWLQLFLFALCTMCSSYQWSQFTIIGHIISRYYDVSALAVASTSIMLMVAYAVFLFPALFLMERIGLKWTVVIGAALTCLGAWIKVFSAAKDRFPLLLTGQAMVAISQVFISPVPGKLAAFWFGNDQLALATAIGCYAVHVGLSICFLTVPIFVRNHDDVEEIGYRLSVIYWTVAIACSVVTLAVLFLFQDEPSAPPSESRALQKSTHERFDKGILMSFKKLLTKNRNFIILWNTYGPILSIFYSLATVWNPLFLTHFKNCEVDLGIISVLMCFLGTIGSLIIASILDKTKKFRMIAITVTSSSVLCEVILAVALNVEIKWIVFLSYSLFGITLLSFSAIGFELCAEATYPESQALSTGILSTAGQIYGAFVTPLILKVIDVYGDTAGHAVILAILGLGTLLTISNKIDLRRQRAEESAMRYNALSQGVSDEIVK; this is encoded by the exons ATGAAGAATCGACGAATCACTGACAATTACGTCACGCATCCTCTTCATACCGAATATACAGAGAAAAACGAGGACACCTTGTGCGGTAGTCCGTTCAAAGTCCGGGTTTTCAAAAGACGATGGCTTCAGCTTTTCTTATTTGCTTTGTGCACCATGTGCAGCAGCTACCAATGGTCTCAATTTACGATCATCGGCCACATAATAAGTCG ATACTACGACGTCTCAGCGTTGGCGGTAGCATCGACCAGCATCATGTTGATGGTAGCCTACGCTGTTTTCCTCTTCCCTGCCTTGTTTTTAATGGAACGGATCGGCCTGAAGTGGACGGTCGTGATAGGAGCCGCATTGACGTGTCTCGGAGCTTGGATTAAGGTCTTTTCGGCAGCCAAAGATCGTTTTCCGTTGCTGCTTACAGGGCAAGCCATGGTCGCGATCAGCCAGGTTTTCATTTCTCCTGTTCCGGGAAAACTGGCTGCATTCTGGTTCGGAAACGACCAACTCGCCCTCGCCACCGCCATCGGCTGCTACGCAGTTCACGTCGGCTTGTCGATCTGCTTCCTGACCGTTCCGATTTTCGTCCGAAACCACGACGACGTCGAGGAAATCGGGTACCGATTGTCCGTCATTTACTGGACAGTCGCGATTGCATGTTCAGTCGTAACGTTGGCCGTACTTTTTC TTTTTCAGGACGAACCTTCCGCGCCACCAAGCGAGTCGCGGGCGCTTCAAAAATCCACGCACGAGCGTTTCGACAAAGGAATTTTAATGTCCTTCAAAAAGTTACTAACAAAGAACAGGAACTTCATCATCCTTTGGAACACCTATGGTCCGATTCTTAGCATATTTTACTCATTGGCGACAGTTTGGAATCCGTTGTTCTTAACTCACTTCAAG AACTGTGAAGTTGATCTTGGAATAATTAGTGTGTTGATGTGCTTTCTGGGTACCATAGGTTCGTTAATCATCGCATCAATTCTCGACAAAACGAAGAAATTCAG AATGATCGCCATCACCGTGACCAGTTCATCCGTACTTTGCGAAGTAATTTTGGCTGTGGCCTTGAACGTGGAAATCAAATGGATAGTTTTTCTGTCATATTCGCTTTTCGG CATTACTCTGCTCAGTTTCAGCGCGATTGGATTTGAATTATGCGCCGAAGCGACTTACCCCGAGTCTCAGGCACTATCGACAGGAATTTTGAGCACAGCGGGCCAAATATACGGAGCTTTCGTAACTCCTCTTATCCTCAAGGTGATAGACGTTTACGGTGACACGGCTGGACACGCGGTCATTCTAGCAATTCTCGGCCTAGGAACTCTGTTGACAATATCGAATAAAATCGATCTGCGTAGGCAAAGAGCTGAAGAATCTGCCATGCGTTATAATGCGCTGAGCCAAGGAGTATCAGACGAAATAGTCAAATAA
- the LOC124186129 gene encoding feline leukemia virus subgroup C receptor-related protein 2-like isoform X4, producing the protein MFSGKENEENEENGNTSSGSPLKVQVFKRRWVQLFLYVLWGICSSYQYPQFTIVSHIISRYYDVSTLAVASTGIVGMVAYAVFLFPALFLMERIGLKWTVVIGAALTCLGAWIKVFSRAPDRFPLLLTGQVMVAISQVFISPVPGKLAAFWFGNDQLAFATAIGCYAVHVGLSICFLTVPIFVRNHDDVEEIGHELSVINWTVAIACSVVTLAVLFLFQDEPPAPPSESRALQKSTHERFDKGVLVSFKKLLTKNRNFIILWNAYGLIVAVFNSTGTVLNPLFLTHFKNCEVDVGIMSLLLCFVGTIGSLIIASVLDKTKKFRVIAITVSISSLFCEILFATTLNMEIKWTVFLSASLFGITLISFNAIGFELCAEATYPESQALSTGILSTAGQIYGAFVTPLILKVIDVYGDTAGHAVILAILGLGTLLTISNKIDLRRQRAEESAMRYNPLSQGVLRKIDK; encoded by the exons ATGTTTAGTGGAA AGGAAAACGAGGAAAACGAGGAAAACGGGAACACCTCGAGTGGCAGTCCGTTAAAAGTTCAGGTTTTCAAAAGACGGTGGGTTCAGCTATTCTTATATGTTTTATGGGGCATATGCAGCAGCTATCAATATCCTCAATTCACCATCGTCAGCCACATAATAAGTCG GTACTACGATGTCTCGACGTTGGCAGTAGCATCGACCGGCATCGTAGGGATGGTAGCCTACGCAGTTTTCCTCTTCCCTGCCTTGTTTTTAATGGAACGGATCGGCCTGAAGTGGACGGTCGTGATAGGAGCCGCATTGACGTGTCTCGGAGCCTGGATTAAGGTTTTCTCGAGAGCCCCGGATCGTTTTCCATTGCTGCTCACAGGGCAAGTCATGGTCGCGATCAGCCAGGTTTTCATTTCTCCTGTTCCGGGAAAACTGGCTGCATTCTGGTTCGGGAATGACCAACTCGCCTTCGCCACCGCCATCGGCTGCTACGCAGTTCACGTTGGCTTGTCGATCTGCTTCCTGACCGTTCCGATTTTCGTCCGAAACCACGACGACGTCGAGGAAATCGGGCACGAATTGTCTGTCATTAACTGGACAGTCGCGATTGCATGTTCAGTCGTAACGTTGGCCGTACTTTTTC TTTTTCAGGACGAACCTCCCGCGCCACCAAGCGAGTCGCGGGCGCTCCAAAAATCCACGCACGAGCGTTTCGACAAAGGAGTTTTAGTGTCCTTCAAAAAGTTACTGACAAAGAACAGGAACTTCATCATTCTTTGGAACGCCTATGGTCTGATTGTTGCCGTATTTAACTCGACGGGGACAGTTTTGAATCCGTTGTTCTTAACTCACTTCAAG AACTGCGAAGTTGATGTAGGAATAATGAGTCTTTTGCTGTGCTTTGTGGGTACCATAGGTTCGTTAATCATCGCTTCAGTTCTCGACAAAACGAAGAAATTCAG AGTCATCGCCATCACCGTGAGCATTTCGTCCTTATTTTGCGAAATACTTTTCGCTACGACCTTGAATATGGAAATTAAATGGACGGTTTTTCTGTCAGCTTCGCTTTTCGG CATTACTCTGATCAGTTTCAACGCGATTGGATTTGAATTATGCGCCGAAGCGACTTACCCCGAGTCTCAGGCACTATCGACAGGAATTTTGAGCACAGCGGGCCAAATATACGGAGCTTTCGTAACTCCGCTTATCCTCAAGGTGATAGACGTTTACGGCGACACGGCTGGACACGCGGTCATTCTAGCAATTCTCGGCCTAGGAACTCTGTTGACAAtatcgaataaaattgatcTGCGTAGGCAAAGAGCTGAAGAATCTGCCATGCGATATAATCCGCTGAGTCAAGGAGTATTGCGTAAGATTGACAAGTGA